In the genome of Phaeodactylum tricornutum CCAP 1055/1 chromosome 18, whole genome shotgun sequence, one region contains:
- a CDS encoding predicted protein, with amino-acid sequence MDTDTVVWTTDKVRSTFIDFFEQEPRSHTFQRSSACAPLNDPTLLFTNAGMNQFKPVFLGQVDPNSPLANVQRAVNSQKCIRAGGKHNDLEDVGRDTYHHTFFEMLGSWSFGDYFKKEAIDYAWQLLTEVYRLDPDRLYATYFQGDDALGLAPDFEARDLWLRYLPAARVIGCDVRDNFWEMGEVGPCGPCSEIHYDRIGNRDAAAFVNADDPQVIEIWNIVFIQYNREPDKLQTLPAKHIDTGMGLERLVSILQNKDSNYDIDVFQPLFAKLATHTDRGPYTGRVGTDDVDLKDTAYRAIADHARTLAFAIADGAVPNNEGRGYVLRRILRRATRYGQQILHCAPGFFATLIPVVVETFGETYPELRAAESTILEIVQEEEQAFGDMLDRGIKFFTELEGELKENKVLEISGEKAFFMYDTLGFPVDLTELMAQEAGLSVDMAGFANAMETQKTRSRQAQKTARAGNAPVLELVAEQTAWLVDQNVLPTDDGFKYKWDVQLPATVMALYGKDGFLTGDSTADQGDFVGIVLDKSSFYAEAGGQEADVGTLEFLDEAGTITGRFTVTDVQVYAGFLLHKGAVEEGSIAVDQAVNCKVDYERRRMIAPNHSMTHVLNAALRNVLGEKCDQRGSLCNNEKLRFDFAHKRAMTMLEIKAVEEFCQKSVADAQPVKSKVMSLADAQAIDGVRAVFGEVYPDPVRVIAIGDSSSVEFCGGTHLENTAEAEAFVLVEETAVAKGIRRVTAVTKDAAKRALAGGVKFQALVDKIEQLPATTSGLYKQAGSARKDLDAAFVSAVLKAELRTRLEAIQKKANDAAKKALQQRVDLVLNDVKKDVAVALEEKMQTLVLNVDIAADSKASQRVMNTVKEIAPEMAFLGVSEAESGSGGKIMAFAVVPDRLMEEFDLRADEWIRATLESCGGRGGGKPGSAQGQAQDCADVSGVMDAANAFASSKVQSKTL; translated from the coding sequence ATGGATACCGACACTGTTGTCTGGACCACCGACAAGGTCCGGAGTACCTTTATCGACTTTTTCGAACAGGAACCGCGATCACACACGTTCCAACGCAGTTCAGCCTGTGCCCCGCTCAACGATCCGACGCTTTTATTCACCAACGCCGGAATGAATCAGTTCAAGCCCGTCTTTTTGGGACAAGTCGATCCCAATTCGCCCCTCGCCAATGTACAAAGAGCCGTCAATAGTCAAAAGTGCATTCGAGCCGGTGGTAAGCACAACGACTTGGAAGACGTGGGACGGGACACCTACCATCACACGTTTTTCGAAATGCTAGGATCCTGGTCTTTCGGTGACTACTTTAAGAAAGAGGCCATTGACTACGCCTGGCAATTGCTCACCGAAGTTTATCGCCTCGATCCCGATCGATTGTACGCCACATACTTTCAGGGTGACGACGCCCTCGGACTCGCACCGGATTTCGAAGCCCGTGATTTGTGGCTCCGTTACTTGCCGGCAGCGCGGGTCATTGGCTGCGACGTCCGCGACAACTTTTGGGAAATGGGAGAAGTCGGACCCTGTGGACCCTGCAGCGAAATTCACTACGATCGCATCGGCAACCGCGACGCGGCCGCCTTCGTCAACGCCGACGACCCGCAAGTCATCGAAATATGGAACATTGTCTTTATTCAGTACAATCGGGAACCGGATAAACTGCAAACTCTCCCGGCAAAGCACATTGATACCGGTATGGGACTAGAACGACTCGTGTCTATTTTACAAAACAAGGATTCCAACTACGATATCGACGTCTTTCAACCACTCTTTGCCAAACTCGCCACGCACACGGACCGGGGACCCTACACCGGCCGGGTCGGCACAGACGACGTCGATTTAAAGGACACGGCCTATCGCGCCATTGCCGATCACGCCCGGACCCTCGCctttgccattgccgacgGCGCCGTCCCCAACAATGAAGGACGCGGCTACGTCCTGCGACGCATCCTCCGACGGGCGACCCGATACGGACAACAAATTTTGCACTGCGCACCCGGATTCTTCGCCACGCTCATTCCCGTTGTTGTAGAAACCTTTGGAGAAACGTATCCGGAACTACGAGCGGCCGAATCTACCATTCTCGAAATCGttcaggaagaagaacaagcctTTGGTGACATGCTCGATCGTGGTATCAAGTTTTTTACCGAACTGGAAGGAGAACTCAAGGAAAATAAGGTTCTGGAAATATCAGGAGAAAAAGCATTCTTCATGTATGATACCCTTGGTTTTCCAGTTGACTTGACCGAACTAATGGCCCAAGAAGCCGGCTTGTCGGTGGACATGGCTGGCTTTGCCAACGCCATGGAAACGCAAAAGACTCGATCCCGGCAGGCTCAAAAGACGGCTCGCGCTGGAAATGCACCCGTCCTCGAACTTGTGGCCGAACAGACGGCCTGGTTGGTGGACCAAAATGTTTTGCCCACCGACGATGGGTTCAAGTACAAGTGGGACGTTCAGTTGCCGGCCACTGTCATGGCCCTGTACGGGAAGGACGGCTTTTTGACCGGTGACTCCACCGCAGACCAAGGCGACTTTGTCGGTATTGTGCTCGACAAATCTTCTTTTTATGCCGAAGCAGGGGGGCAGGAGGCTGATGTGGGCACGTTGGAgtttttggacgaagccgGCACCATTACGGGTCGATTTACCGTGACGGATGTTCAAGTATACGCCGGATTCTTGTTACACAAGGGCGCCGTGGAAGAAGGTTCCATTGCCGTAGACCAAGCAGTGAATTGCAAGGTTGACTACGAGCGCCGGCGTATGATTGCGCCAAATCATTCCATGACGCACGTTCTGAACGCGGCCCTGCGCAACGTGTTGGGCGAAAAGTGCGATCAGCGTGGTTCGCTTTGCAACAACGAAAAGTTACGCTTCGACTTTGCCCACAAAAGAGCCATGACAATGCTAGAAATCAAAGCAGTTGAAGAATTTTGCCAGAAGAGCGTCGCTGACGCCCAGCCTGTCAAATCCAAAGTGATGTCCTTGGCCGATGCCCAAGCTATTGACGGTGTCCGTGCCGTCTTTGGTGAAGTTTATCCCGATCCGGTCCGAGTCATTGCCATTGGCGACAGTAGTTCGGTTGAGTTTTGCGGTGGGACACATTTGGAAAATACAGCCGAGGCGGAAGCCTTTGTTTTGGTGGAAGAAACTGCCGTCGCCAAGGGTATTCGTCGTGTGACAGCCGTAACCAAGGATGCCGCGAAGCGAGCTCTGGCCGGAGGAGTCAAATTTCAAGCATTGgtcgacaaaattgaacAACTACCAGCTACGACGTCTGGATTATACAAACAGGCTGGGTCAGCGCGGAAAGATTTGGATGCGGCGTTTGTTTCCGCTGTACTCAAGGCAGAGCTACGAACAAGACTAGAAGCCATTCAAAAGAAAGCCAATGACGCGGCCAAGAAAGCATTACAGCAGCGTGTGGATTTGGTACTGAACGATGTGAAAAAGGATGTGGCGGTAgcattggaagaaaaaatgCAAACGCTGGTACTTAATGTGGACATTGCGGCCGACTCCAAGGCCTCGCAGCGTGTCATGAATACGGTCAAGGAAATCGCCCCGGAGATGGCCTTTTTGGGCGTGAGTGAGGCCGAAAGCGGAAGTGGTGGCAAGATAATGGCGTTTGCTGTAGTGCCCGACAGGCTAATGGAAGAATTCGATCTCAGGGCGGACGAATGGATTCGTGCGACACTGGAATCTTGTGGTGGACGCGGCGGGGGCAAACCCGGCAGCGCACAAGGGCAGGCTCAGGATTGTGCAGACGTTTCCGGTGTTATGGATGCTGCGAACGCATTTGCGTCGTCCAAAGTCCAAAGCAAAACCTTATAA